The following are encoded together in the Malaya genurostris strain Urasoe2022 chromosome 3, Malgen_1.1, whole genome shotgun sequence genome:
- the LOC131437426 gene encoding uncharacterized protein LOC131437426: MWKVEGFVLLSTLVLTLLKPSEQISWDWSCRVNEGVSLFPHRELCNMYFICNNGVLHKAICPLGLIFDVYSRKCDNSPNAVCYFQIMNPSTQPPTTVSTTSTTLAPTTPSTASPTMPPTSPSTSPPTSPPTSPPTSPPTPPPTSPPTSPPTSPPTSPPTSPPTSPPTSPPTPPPTSPPTSPPTSPPTTPPTPPPTTTPTIPPTTPSTIPPTSTTTLAPTTEPIVVEPTCPDRNLHFFAHPTDCQRFYVCLMGRVTSVNCPVDKRWNPNSNRCDLPFGAGCN, from the exons ATGTGGAAAGTCGAAG GTTTCGTGCTTCTCTCAACTTTAGTACTGACTCTACTAAAACCATCGGAGCAAATTTCATGGGATTGGTCTTGTCGAGTAAATGAAGGCGTTAGTTTGTTCCCGCATCGGGAGCTTTGCAATATGTACTTTATTTGCAACAACGGTGTACTTCACAAGGCGATATGTCCATTGGGTTTGATTTTCGATGTCTATTCTCGAAAATGCGACAATTCACCGAATGCAGTGTGCTACTTCCAAATAATGAATCCAAGTACGCAGCCTCCAACCACAGTGTCAACAACATCTACCACTTTGGCACCAACAACACCTTCGACCGCTTCACCAACAATGCCACCAACGTCACCATCAACTTCACCACCAACTTCACCACCAACTTCACCTCCAACTTCACcaccaactccaccaccaactTCACCACCAACTTCACCACCAACTTCACCACCAACTTCACCACCAACTTCACCACCAACTTCACCTCCAACTTCACcaccaactccaccaccaactTCACCACCAACATCACCACCAACATCACCTCCTACGACTCCACCAACTCCACCCCCAACTACAACACCAACGATTCCACCCACGACACCATCAACTATTCCACCAACATCTACAACAACATTAGCACCGACCACTGAACCAATCGTCGTAGAACCAACTTGCCCGGATCGAAATCTACACTTTTTTGCTCATCCAACAGATTGTCAACGGTTCTACGTTTGCTTGATGGGACGGGTTACTTCGGTAAACTGTCCGGTGGACAAACGGTGGAATCCAAACTCCAATCGGTGTGATTTACCTTTCGGTGCGGGATGTAACTAA